One region of Legionellales bacterium genomic DNA includes:
- the eirA gene encoding T4SS-associated protein EirA, with protein MPRYLIFLVIFIALAVNAQTTTPAASTLSEKAGFSTCPPIASLQVDNLRWSAPGGWVSYYQSFVQEVAHFNGAHWIGVKIGKVLCTYTGASQYAFPLTLENAAFIYKPIGNKWGQEVNGVVNCLSNNINDCPFYIVKKSNTLPNENELLNLKK; from the coding sequence ATGCCACGTTACCTAATTTTTTTAGTGATCTTCATAGCACTTGCAGTCAATGCACAAACCACAACCCCCGCTGCCTCCACATTAAGTGAAAAAGCGGGTTTTTCAACCTGCCCGCCAATTGCAAGCTTGCAGGTCGATAATTTACGCTGGTCTGCACCCGGTGGCTGGGTAAGCTATTATCAATCCTTTGTGCAAGAGGTGGCGCATTTTAACGGCGCGCATTGGATTGGAGTAAAAATTGGAAAAGTGCTGTGCACGTATACAGGCGCGTCCCAGTACGCCTTTCCACTCACTCTGGAAAATGCAGCCTTTATTTACAAACCGATTGGTAATAAATGGGGTCAAGAGGTCAATGGTGTGGTAAATTGTCTTTCTAATAATATTAATGACTGCCCTTTTTACATTGTAAAAAAATCAAATACATTGCCCAATGAAAATGAATTATTAAATCTGAAAAAATAA
- a CDS encoding BamA/TamA family outer membrane protein — protein sequence MGKTIITQLKNAIIEWRILISHFLQTILTKKQTSWLLITSGIVIFFFSVFLPASATSIQLINHIEGLQDPLLKNVSKSLTVIQNSHGNPVDVDLIQYWYEHSNKAIKIALQPYGYFTPHITSHLQRISPNLYHANFTIDPGVPTIIREIQVKISGEGANLALWQRLRARLPIKVGEVFNSENYEKSKQLLSDAANRRGFLHAKFHVSEVQVNTDTHTAVIVLQFDTGIRYYFGDFHFQQSAYSERFLRRFIWLKPGDPYSPSEVTRLQQNLVNSGFFQQVNVTPEEINPNQPIIPVNIQLAPLAARQYLIGGGYGTDTGIRGTLGINFRRVTKTGQQFKGLIQGSQKNSSLITEYTIPGNDPLTERYAISGVVENSRPQSFQNRVKKISVSYITSPTYWQRTIALSYQQDINQNADFINRHTHSLYPSLTYFYLNARDPIYSPNGSKISISTLAGAQYLGSSTSFAQIQTMGKLIISPWDGTRFLFRGNLGFTAVKDSRNLPLSMRFFAGGTNSVRGYGFEDLGPGTFLLIGSAEAQQRIYGKWYISTFLDSGNAIDHFPKLNDLKRAVGAGLVFVTPVGPIELSLAKPIHDPFNKKWRLQFTVGPDL from the coding sequence GTGGGGAAAACAATTATCACTCAACTCAAGAACGCTATTATAGAATGGCGGATTCTCATTTCCCATTTTCTTCAAACTATTTTAACGAAGAAGCAAACATCATGGCTACTGATAACGAGTGGCATCGTTATCTTTTTCTTTAGCGTATTTTTACCTGCTTCAGCCACTTCAATTCAGTTAATCAATCATATCGAAGGACTGCAAGATCCATTATTAAAAAATGTCAGTAAAAGCCTCACAGTCATTCAAAACAGTCATGGCAATCCGGTAGATGTCGATCTCATTCAATATTGGTATGAGCATAGTAATAAAGCCATTAAAATCGCTTTACAACCGTATGGTTATTTTACCCCTCACATAACCAGTCACTTACAGCGTATTTCACCGAATCTTTATCACGCCAATTTTACGATTGACCCGGGAGTGCCTACGATTATCCGAGAAATACAAGTTAAGATCAGTGGTGAGGGAGCAAATTTAGCACTATGGCAGCGTTTACGCGCAAGATTGCCGATTAAAGTGGGGGAAGTTTTTAATAGCGAAAACTATGAAAAATCTAAACAGCTCCTATCCGATGCGGCAAATCGACGCGGTTTTTTGCATGCAAAATTTCACGTCAGCGAAGTACAAGTTAATACCGATACCCACACGGCAGTCATTGTTTTGCAGTTTGATACGGGAATACGTTATTATTTTGGGGATTTTCATTTTCAGCAAAGTGCCTATTCAGAACGTTTTTTACGGCGTTTTATTTGGCTTAAACCGGGCGATCCTTATTCACCTTCAGAAGTCACTCGCTTGCAACAAAATTTAGTGAATAGTGGTTTTTTTCAGCAAGTGAATGTCACCCCGGAAGAAATTAATCCCAATCAACCGATTATTCCTGTTAATATCCAGCTTGCACCACTGGCCGCTCGCCAATATCTGATCGGAGGTGGCTATGGCACGGATACGGGTATTCGTGGCACGTTGGGAATTAACTTTCGCCGCGTCACTAAAACTGGCCAACAATTTAAGGGATTAATTCAAGGCTCGCAAAAAAATAGCAGTTTAATTACTGAATATACCATTCCAGGAAACGATCCTTTAACCGAACGTTACGCCATTTCAGGAGTAGTCGAAAACTCGCGCCCACAATCCTTTCAAAATCGCGTAAAAAAAATCAGTGTGAGTTATATCACCAGCCCAACTTACTGGCAACGTACCATTGCATTGAGCTATCAACAAGATATTAATCAAAATGCAGATTTTATTAATCGTCATACTCATTCACTCTATCCCAGTTTAACCTATTTTTATTTAAACGCGCGCGATCCTATCTACTCACCCAATGGTTCAAAAATCAGTATTAGCACATTAGCAGGCGCGCAATATTTAGGATCAAGCACCAGCTTTGCGCAAATTCAAACAATGGGCAAACTCATTATTAGCCCTTGGGACGGCACACGATTTTTATTTCGCGGCAATCTGGGTTTTACTGCTGTTAAAGATTCACGTAATCTTCCTTTAAGTATGCGTTTTTTTGCAGGCGGCACCAATTCGGTACGCGGCTATGGATTTGAAGATTTAGGACCAGGGACATTTTTATTAATAGGCAGCGCGGAAGCTCAACAACGTATTTATGGTAAATGGTATATCAGTACTTTTCTCGACAGTGGTAATGCCATAGATCATTTTCCTAAATTAAACGATTTAAAACGCGCTGTCGGCGCAGGTCTGGTATTTGTGACACCTGTCGGACCCATCGAATTAAGCTTAGCAAAACCGATTCATGATCCCTTTAATAAAAAATGGCGGTTACAATTTACCGTAGGACCTGATTTATGA